GTTCAGCGCGTGTTCCCATTACCGCTAAAGTTGTTGCTGACTTCCTGTCGAGCGTTGGTGTAGACCGCGTTCTGACCGTTGACCTGCACGCAGAGCAGATCCAGGGCTTCTTCGACGTTCCTGTTGATAACGTATTCGGTAGCCCAATCCTGCTCGAAGATATGCTGCAGCTGAATCTGGACAACCCAATTGTGGTTTCCCCGGATATCGGTGGCGTAGTTCGTGCGCGTGCAATTGCAAAACTGCTCAACGATACCGACATGGCTATCATCGATAAACGCCGTCCGCGCGCTAACGTTTCTCAGGTGATGCACATCATCGGTGATGTTGCTGGCCGTGACTGCGTTCTGGTTGATGACATGATCGATACCGGCGGCACGCTGTGCAAAGCCGCCGAAGCGCTGAAAGAACGTGGTGCTAAACGCGTATTTGCTTACGCAACTCACCCGATTTTCTCGGGTAATGCGGTCAATAACCTGCGCAACTCCGTGATCGACGAAGTTGTGGTTTGCGATACCATTCCACTCAGTGAAGAGATCAAGGCGCTGCCAAACGTGCGCACTCTGACCCTGTCCGGAATGTTGGCCGAAGCGATTCGTCGTATCAGCAACGAAGAATCCATCTCTGCTATGTTCGAGCATTAATCGAACCCGGCGCAAAAACCCGCTGCGGCGGGTTTTTTTGTCTGTAACATTCATTTGTATGATCAATGCCAACTTCACCTGCCATTCACATGACAGATGATGCGCTCACGGATGAAAGATAATTGTGAAAAATATTGCCCCCTCACATGTTCTGCCCTTTCGCGCCCTCATCGACGCCTGCTGGAAAGAGAAATACACCTCATCGCGATTCGTCCGCGATCTGATTGCCGGTATCACGGTTGGGATCATCGCCATTCCCCTGGCGATGGCACTGGCTATTGCCAGCGGCGTTGCCCCGCAGTACGGGCTTTATACATCAGCAGTTGCCGGTATTGTGATTGCCCTGAGCGGCGGGTCGCGCTTCAGCGTATCTGGCCCGACCGCCGCCTTCGTGGTGATTCTCTATCCCGTCTCACAGCAGTTTGGGCTGGGTGGTTTACTGGTTGCAACGCTAATGTCCGGCGTTTTTTTGATCCTGTTTGGGCTGGCACGTTTTGGCAGACTGATTGAGTACATTCCGCTTTCGGTGACGCTGGGGTTTACCTCCGGGATCGGCATTACCATCGGGACCATGCAGATTAAGGATTTCCTGGGTTTGCAACTCGCGCATGTTCCAGAACACTATCTGCAAAAAGTCGGGGCGTTGGTTATGGCGCTCCCCACGGCAAATCTGGGTGATGCGGCGATTGGCATTGTCACGCTGGGTACGTTAATTCTTTGGCCGCGACTGGGCATTCGTTTGCCGGGTCATTTGCCCGCGCTATTATTGGGTTGCGCAGTCATGGGGGCGGTCAATGTGTTGGGTGGACACGTTGCCACTATCGGCTCGCAGTTCCACTATATTCTGGCGGATGGCTCTCAGGGTAGCGGCATCCCTCAGCTTCTGCCGCAACTGGTGCTGCCCTGGGATCTGCCGGGTTCCAGCTTCACGTTGAGCTGGGATTCGCTACGCGCGCTGCTTCCCGCCGCGTTCTCCATGGCGATGTTGGGTGCGATAGAATCGCTCCTCTGCGCCGTTGTCCTCGATGGCATGACCGGAACCAAGCACAATGCCAATGGCGAACTGGTTGGACAGGGATTAGGCAACATTATCGCCCCGTTCTTTGGCGGTATTACCGCGACGGCCGCGATTGCGCGCTCAGCCGCTAACGTGCGCGCAGGGGCAACCTCACCGGTTTCCGCCATTATTCACGCGCTTTTGGTGATCCTCGCCCTGCTGGCCCTGGCCCCGTTATTGTCCTGGCTGCCGCTGTCCGCGATGGCTGCCCTGCTGTTGATGGTCGCGTGGAACATGAGCGAAGCGCATAAGGTGGTTCATCTGCTGCGCCGTGCGCCAAAAGACGACATCATTGTGATGCTCATCTGTATGTCGCTGACGGTGCTGTTTGACATGGTGATCGCCATTAGCGTGGGGATCGTGCTGGCGTCGCTGCTGTTTATGCGACGCATTGCGCAGATGACGCGTCTGGCCCCAGTGAATGTTGAAGTCCCTGAGGATGTACTGGTTCTGCGCGTCATTGGCCCATTGTTTTTTGCCGCGGCAGAAGGTCTGTTTAGCGAACTGGAATCCCGGATTCAGGGTAAACGTATTGTGGTGTTGAAGTGGGATGCGGTTCCGGTACTCGATGCGGGTGGTCTGGATGCCTTCCAGCGCTTTGTCGAACGTCTACCGGAAGGCTGCGAGCTGCGCGTCAGTAATCTGGAATTCCAGCCGCTGCGCACGATGGCGCGCGCTGCTGTGCACCCGATTCCTGGACGGCTGGCATTTTATCCCAACCGCGAGGCGGCATTAGCGGATCTGTCCTGATACCGCTGACAAGCATTTATCTCATTCTTCAGGCATAAAAAAACGGCTCTCTCAGGAGCCGTTTTTACATTCACATAGCGCGTTAGCTGTGCTTGTGCTGGTCGCGGCGGCAGCGTTTATCATAATGACGCACCCACCAGTATCTGTCGCTGACCTGTTCATGACCGCTCACACGTGCGCCCGCAAGCCATAGAACCGCGCCAACGAAGATGCTAAGAATCGCACCATGGGCGAAATACTGCGGCAGGTCAATCTGAGGCAACTGGTTTAAAATTGAATAACCCACACCGGCTACCATCACGAACAGGCCCAATCCCATCAGCACATTACCGAGTCGTGAAGCGTTTTTGCGTTTCATATATCACCTCCGCAGCCTGGGTTGCAGGGAAAATGTCCCTAATCCTTGTGTGTAAAGTATAGACAACACCCCTTTCATGAGTTGCGTGAATGATCACATTAATGACTCTCGTCACAACAAAAGTTTACAAATAAGCACCTGAACAACATGAAATTCTAATGGTTCACGTGCGTCATTATTCGCAAATTCCCCTTCCTTTCGCAGAATTTTGTCAATCGGCGCGGCAAACAGTAAACTACGCGCCAAATCTGGAACCTTTAGGAATTGAAACGTGACGATTAAATTGATTGTCGGCCTTGCCAACCCCGGTGCGGAATACGCGGCAACCCGCCATAACGCCGGTGCCTGGTATGTTGATTTACTGGCTGAGCGGTTGCGTGCCCCCCTGCGTGAGGAGCCGAAATTCTTTGGCTATACCTCGCGCATCAACCTGGCGGGTGCTGATGTGCGTTTGCTGGTTCCAACCACGTTCATGAATTTAAGCGGCAAAGCAGTGGCCGCGATGGCGACATTTTATCGCATTAATCCGGATGAAATTCTGGTCGCTCACGATGAACTCGACTTACCGCCAGGCGTGGCGAAATTCAAACTGGGCGGCGGTCACGGCGGGCATAATGGCCTGAAGGACATCATCAGCAAACTCGGCAATAACCCGAACTTTCATCGCTTACGCGTGGGAATTGGTCATCCAGGCGATAAAAATAAAGTTGTGGGTTTTGTGCTAGGCAAACCGCCGAGCTCAGAACAGAAGCTCATCGACGAAGCCGTAGACGAAGCGGTGAGCTGTACGGAAATCTGGTTGCAGGATGGCCTAACCAAAGCGACCAATCGCCTGCACGCTTTCAAAGCGCAATAATCCCGACGTACAGCCTTTTTTACCGCGCGTGACACAGGTTACGTGTATAATAGGCAAAGTTATTTACTTTTCTTCAATCTGTTAACGCTAACCGGTTGAATATCAAGACATTAAGGTGATTTAAAGATGGGATTTAAATGCGGTATCGTTGGCCTGCCAAACGTTGGCAAATCCACCCTGTTTAACGCGCTCACCAAAGCGGGCATCGAAGCAGCAAACTTCCCGTTCTGTACTATTGAACCGAACACCGGTGTCGTACCTATGCCCGATCCACGTCTGGACCAGCTTGCGGAAATCGTAAAACCGCAGCGTATTCTGCCGACAACCATGGAATTCGTGGATATCGCCGGTCTGGTTAAAGGGGCTTCTAAAGGCGAAGGCCTGGGCAACCAGTTCCTGACCAACATCCGTGAAACCGAAGCAATCGGTCACGTGGTTCGTTGCTTCGAAAACGACAACATCATCCATGTGAATAATAAAGTGGATCCGGCTGACGATATCGAGGTCATTAATACCGAGCTGGCACTGTCTGACCTGGACACCTGCGAGCGCGCGATTCACCGCGTGCAGAAACGTGCTAAAGGCGGCGATAAAGACGCGAAAGCAGAACTGGTTGCGCTGGAAAAATGTCTGCCTCAGCTCGAAAATGCGGGCATGCTGCGTTCACTGGCGCTGACCGAAGAAGACAAAGCGGCGATCAAATACCTGAGCTTCCTGACGCTCAAGCCAACCATGTACATCGCGAACGTTAACGAAGACGGTTTTGAAAACAACCCGTACCTCGACAAAGTGCGCGAAATCGCCGCTGGCGAAGGTTCCGTGGTCGTGGCGGTGTGTGCTGCCGTTGAGTCTGACATTGCTGAACTGGACGACGCCGATCGCGAAGAGTTCATGGCCGAGCTGGGCATTGAAGAGCCAGGTCTGAACCGCGTGATTCGCGCGGGTTACGAGCTGCTGAATCTGCAAACCTACTTCACCGCTGGCGTGAAAGAAGTTCGCGCATGGACGATTCCTGTTGGCGCTACCGCTCCGCAGGCCGCAGGTAAGATCCATACCGATTTCGAAAAAGGTTTTATCCGCGCTCAAACCATCGCGTTTGAAGACTTCATCGCCTACAAGGGTGAGCAAGGCGCGAAAGAAGCCGGCAAAATGCGTGCTGAAGGTAAAGACTACATCGTGAAAGATGGCGATGTGATGAACTTCCTGTTCAACGTCTAATTCTTTCTGCTTTCTCGTGGGGTTTCACAAAACCCCATGAAGACTGCCTGAGACATTAAAATCCACGCATTGGCGTGGATTTTTTTATCAAAAAATTGATACCGCAGCCGCAGCTCATTCGCCCAAATCCACCAGCAGCAACGTGCCAAAACTCCCCGGCGGCACATGGTGATTCGCCCCCTTCGGCACAAAGCAAAACTCACCCGCTGCGAGCGTAAAATGTTGCTCCTCAATCACCAGCGGCAGTTCACCGTCAAGTACCAGCAGCATCTCCTCAAAATCATTGTGCGATTCCGAGGGAATGCCCTCTCCGCCCATTTTAATGATTTTGATTCTGGCGTTTCCCACAGCACCTAAAACACGCGACTGCCAGATTTGCGGCAATTCTGCCACGACGCTCGCAATTGACGTTTTCATCCCTTTCCCTCTCTGTATTTTTGTTGTGCGAGACGAAAGGTTTACCATGATAAAGATAAAATACTGTTACTAATTCGTTGAATTATCATTAACAAAAATCTTCTAAGATTAGCTAATAATCGGCTTAAAACGAAAATGAAGCCTTTTTCTATCCGCATAGTCAGGAGTTCCCATGAACAACAAACGACGCTCAGTACCCGGAATCCGACACTATGACGGTCCAGCCGGTGGATGGGGAGCCTTAAAAGCCACCGCCATTGCTGTGCGCACGCAAATGGATACCTTCGAAGCACCCGCCACGTTGCTCAATACCAACCAGCCCGATGGATTTGACTGCCCCGGCTGCGCATGGCCGGATAAAGAACACAAATCAACGTTCCAGTTCTGCGAAAACGGAGCCAAAGCCGTCACGTGGGAAGCCACCAACAAGCGCGTCACGCCAGCTTTCTTTGCCGAAAACACCGTCACGTCACTGCTGGCAAAAAGCGATTTTGAACTGGAAGGCTATGGCCGACTTACGTACCCGCTTGAGTATCATCATGCGAGCGACACATTTCGCCCGGTGGAATGGGAACACGCCTTCGCCCGGATCGGCGAAGTGTTGCGTGACCTTCCTGCCGACGCCGTCGAGTTTTATACCTCTGGCCGCGCATCCAATGAAGCGGCGTATCTGTTTCAGCTTTTTGCGCGCGAGCTGGGCACCAATAATTTTCCTGATTGTTCCAATATGTGCCACGAAGCCACCAGCGTGGGTTTGCCTCGCTCAATCGGCATTGGAAAAGGCACGGTTTCGCTAGATGATTTTGACAACACCGAGCTTGTCATTTCGATAGGTCATAATCCGGGAACCAACCATCCGCGCATGATGGGTACGCTGCATGAGCTGGCCCGGCGCGGGGTGCCGATTATCGTCCTCAACCCGATGCGTGAAAGAGCGCTGGAACGGTTTGCCGATCCGCAGAGTGTTATCGAGATGGCAACCTACGGCTCAACGGATATCGCCTCGACCTATTTTCAGGTTAAAGCCGGAGGCGACGCCGCCGCACTGAAAGGCGTCGCCAAACATCTCCTGGCGCTTGAGGCCCAACAGGGCGAGGTGCTGGACAGCGACTTTATTGCCCAACACACGCAAGGTTTTGACGCATTTTCCGCTGACATTACCGCGACCCCGTGGGAAGCCATTGAACGCGAATCGGGTCTTACCCGCGCCGATCTGGAAACCGTGGCAGTCGCTTATGCCAAATCGAATGCCACCATCATTACCTATGGTATGGGGATCACCCAGCACAACAAAGGCACCTCTAACGTGCGTCTGATCGCCGACCTGCTGCTGATGCGCGGCAATATCGGTAAGCCAGGCGCCGGGATTTGCCCCCTGCGCGGGCATTCAAACGTGCAAGGCAACCGGACGGTAGGCATCACCGAAAAACCCTCTGCCGCCTTTTTGTCGCGCATTGAAGAGGTGTTTGGTTTCACTCCGCCGTCAAAACACGGACATGATGCGGTGCAAACCACGCAGGCCATGATCGCCGGGCAATCAAAAGCCTTGATCTGCCTGGGCGGCAATTTTGCCGTGGCGATGCCCGAGCACGAGCGCGTTTTCCCGGCGATGCGCAAACTGGATTTGAGCATCCACGTCGGCACCAAGCTGAATCGCACGCATCTGCTCACCGCCAAAGAGACGTTTATTTTCCCCTGCCTGGGGCGTACGGAGCTGGATATGCAGCTGACAGGCAAGCAGTCGATCACCGTTGAAGACTCCATGTCGATGGTTCACGCCTCCTCCGGAAAACTCAAACCCGCGTCACCTCACCTGCTCTCTGAACCGGCGATTGTGGCGGGAATGGCCAAAGCAACGCTGCCTGACAGCAATGTCGCCTGGCAGGAGCTGGTGACGAATTACGATTTGATCCGTGATTTGATTGAAAAAACGTTGCCGGGCTTCGAGCACTACAACGATCGCATCAGAACGCCGGGCGGCTTTCGCATGCCGTTACCGCCGACGGATCGTATCTGGCCCACCCCAACAGGCAAAGCGATGTTCTCTGTGTTTGACGGCGTCGATGAGAATATCAATGGCATCGGGGAGAACGTTCTGCGGCTGGTCACGCTACGCAGTCACGATCAGTACAACACCACGATTTATGCCCTCGATGACCGCTATCGTGGAGTGTTTGGCCGTCGAGATGTGCTGTTTATGAACGAAGGGGACATGGCGCAGTTGGGGCTGGAGCACGGCGACCGCGTGGACATTACCACTGCGCTGCCGGACAGCGAACTGCGTTTGAACGATATCACCGTGGTGGCGTATCACATTGCCAGCGGCACGGTCGGAGCGTATTACCCGGAAGCGAACGTGTTAGTCCCGCTGGATTATCTGGATAAAGAGAGCGGAACGCCGTCCTATAAATCCGTGCCTGTTACCGTCACCCTGCGTTCAAAAGAGATCCGCGCGCTCTAATTGTTACGCCGACGCCGCGGCAAACACGCCCGGCGTCGTGCCAAAATGTGCGCGAAAGTGTTTAATCAAATGGCTTTGATCGAAAAAGCCTACGTCGATGGCAACCTGCGCGGCGCTCACGCCTTTGGCGAGCAACGCTTTGGCGCGCACCAACCGAAGCTGCGTCAGGTATTGATGGACAGAAAGCCCGGTCATGTTCTGAAACGTGCGCATAAAGTAGAACTCGCTTAACCCCGCCACCTCAGCAATCTCTTTCACCGAAACGGGATGCATGAACGCGCATTGCAGAAAATCGACCGCACGACGGATATCCGCGCGTACAACGTCCTGCCGTCCACTGCGCGCAGATCGTTCCCCGTAGCGCCCCACCAGCAGGTTCAACACCTGATACATCACGCACTCTTTTTCCAACGGATCGCGACTTTCGCTCAGCACGGCCGCGGCCTGCAGCATACTGCGCGCCATTTTGGGATCGTGACGCATGCCTTCGGAACCAAAATTCACCTCGCCCTTACCGCGAAGCACCGTTTCAGCCACACCGTCCAGCAGAGCTTGCGAGGGATAAAAGGCACAATAGTCCCAGCCTTCGTCGCGCTGTACCGCTTCGCCAGTATGCACTTCGCCCGGGGCGATAATCATTACCGTGCCCGGCGCGGCAATTCCCCGCTCACGGCAGATGCGCGTGCGTTGTGCCCCGCGCGCAAAGGCAGCAATAACAAATTCATCATGGAAATGGGCCGGATAACTGTGCTCGTAGCAGGACGCGCGCAGGATCTCCATCCCGCCGTGCAGCCCTTTATCACGCCAGAGCTTGATTTCATCCCGCGATTCTCTCATTCCGTTTATGCCTTTCACCCCTGAAGCGGATTATTTCTGCCATTGAGCAGGATTTTACTATAGCGATTTTTGCCAATTATTAAGATTATCATTCAGTGACGTATAAACGAGACAAATAGATGTTGATGAATACAAAGACTTCTCAGCGGAACGACGCCCGAGCGGAATTTCGCGCAGGCGTCACCGCCTGCTTGCCCACCATCCCCGGTTACTGGAGCATCGGTTTTGCCGCCGGTGCAATTGGAACCCTGTCGGGGTTTACGACCGTCCAGACAGCCCTGCTGGCAAGTGCTCTGTACGCCGGTTCGGCGCAGTTTCTGTTTTACTCTCTGTGGGCGACGGGCGCAGAAATCGCGTCAGTCGTCTTAAGCGTATTCCTGGTGAATCTTCGGTATCTGCTGATGAGTTCCGCAATGAGCTTGTTCTTTCGTGATTACACCACACCGCAAAAAATCATCAGCGGACTGCTGCTCACCGACGAAACCTTTGGCGTCGCCGTGCAGCAAGGTAGTCAGCAGAATAAGGTCCCCTTCGCGTGGATGCTGGGGCTTAATCTGGCCGCCTGGATAAACTGGATCCTCGCCTGCGTTGTCGGCGCAGGGCTGGCATCGGCCCTGCCACCGTCGTTAATGGAAGGGTTGAGCTTCAGCCTGGTGTCGATGTTTATCGGCCTGGTCTTGATGATCTGGTTTGCCAGCCGTCGAAAAACGCTCGAATCCTTCAGCATCGCCGCCGCAGTAACGATCACGCTGCTGACGGCGAGCCATAGCGATATGAGCGTGGTGGTGATTGTGGCTGCGTCCGTTTCCGCCACGCTGGCGACACTTGGATTGCGCCTCTTCAGTAAGGGGGAGAAATAAGATGGAACGGAATATTTTACTGGCGATTATGGCCTGCGCGGTCGTCACGGCGTTGATGCGCACGGTGCCGATTCTACTGCTGTCCCGATTCCGTCTGGCACCCATTTTACAGCAGTGGTTGAGTTTCATTCCCTCAGCGATTATGGCCGCGATTGTCACCGCCGAACTGGTGGGCAAACCGGCGCTCACGCCCTCGGGGATCAGCCTGTCACTGCTCGCCGCGCTGGCCGCCACACTGGCAGGCATCTTGACGCGCAGCCTGTTTGCGACCGTCATTGCCGGAATGGTGGCGTTTTCAGGATTGAGCTATTTCCTGATGGGCTAGTTTACAGCTGAGTCACGCCTTTTCGCGCCGCCGCATCGCGCCAGTCCAGCAGCAATGAATAGGGCTGGCGCGTCACCTCGCTAAATCCCCCGATAAACATGTCATCGCAAATCTGCCGGTATTTTGCCTCGCTCACCAGTTCATTCAGCGCGGCACGGATGCGGGAAAGCGTCTCGTGCGAGGTGTTCTTCGCAGCGATCAGCGGCAATCCCGGCGCTAACGGGCTTTCGCCAATCACCGTCAATCCGTCAATCAAGTCGGGTTCGTGGAGCAGCAAAAGCGCCCAGGTAATGCAGTCGATAGCCGCGATATCCGCCGCACCGCGCTTAATTTCTATCAATGATTGTCGATGGCTGCCGCTGATGACGACACATTTGAAAAACGGCGCAGGGTAGTCGAGCGACGCGACCATTTTTAGCAGCACGTTGTAGCCAGATTGCGAATCTCTCGCGTTACACGCCACGCGTTTCCCCTGGAAATCCGCCAGCGTCTTG
This sequence is a window from Enterobacter sp. 638. Protein-coding genes within it:
- the prs gene encoding ribose-phosphate diphosphokinase, which encodes MPDMKLFAGNATPELAQRIANRLYTSLGDAAVGRFSDGEVSVQINENVRGGDIFIIQSTCAPTNDNLMELVVMVDALRRASAGRITAVIPYFGYARQDRRVRSARVPITAKVVADFLSSVGVDRVLTVDLHAEQIQGFFDVPVDNVFGSPILLEDMLQLNLDNPIVVSPDIGGVVRARAIAKLLNDTDMAIIDKRRPRANVSQVMHIIGDVAGRDCVLVDDMIDTGGTLCKAAEALKERGAKRVFAYATHPIFSGNAVNNLRNSVIDEVVVCDTIPLSEEIKALPNVRTLTLSGMLAEAIRRISNEESISAMFEH
- the dauA gene encoding C4-dicarboxylic acid transporter DauA; translation: MKNIAPSHVLPFRALIDACWKEKYTSSRFVRDLIAGITVGIIAIPLAMALAIASGVAPQYGLYTSAVAGIVIALSGGSRFSVSGPTAAFVVILYPVSQQFGLGGLLVATLMSGVFLILFGLARFGRLIEYIPLSVTLGFTSGIGITIGTMQIKDFLGLQLAHVPEHYLQKVGALVMALPTANLGDAAIGIVTLGTLILWPRLGIRLPGHLPALLLGCAVMGAVNVLGGHVATIGSQFHYILADGSQGSGIPQLLPQLVLPWDLPGSSFTLSWDSLRALLPAAFSMAMLGAIESLLCAVVLDGMTGTKHNANGELVGQGLGNIIAPFFGGITATAAIARSAANVRAGATSPVSAIIHALLVILALLALAPLLSWLPLSAMAALLLMVAWNMSEAHKVVHLLRRAPKDDIIVMLICMSLTVLFDMVIAISVGIVLASLLFMRRIAQMTRLAPVNVEVPEDVLVLRVIGPLFFAAAEGLFSELESRIQGKRIVVLKWDAVPVLDAGGLDAFQRFVERLPEGCELRVSNLEFQPLRTMARAAVHPIPGRLAFYPNREAALADLS
- the ychH gene encoding stress-induced protein YchH — its product is MKRKNASRLGNVLMGLGLFVMVAGVGYSILNQLPQIDLPQYFAHGAILSIFVGAVLWLAGARVSGHEQVSDRYWWVRHYDKRCRRDQHKHS
- the pth gene encoding aminoacyl-tRNA hydrolase, whose translation is MTIKLIVGLANPGAEYAATRHNAGAWYVDLLAERLRAPLREEPKFFGYTSRINLAGADVRLLVPTTFMNLSGKAVAAMATFYRINPDEILVAHDELDLPPGVAKFKLGGGHGGHNGLKDIISKLGNNPNFHRLRVGIGHPGDKNKVVGFVLGKPPSSEQKLIDEAVDEAVSCTEIWLQDGLTKATNRLHAFKAQ
- the ychF gene encoding redox-regulated ATPase YchF; translation: MGFKCGIVGLPNVGKSTLFNALTKAGIEAANFPFCTIEPNTGVVPMPDPRLDQLAEIVKPQRILPTTMEFVDIAGLVKGASKGEGLGNQFLTNIRETEAIGHVVRCFENDNIIHVNNKVDPADDIEVINTELALSDLDTCERAIHRVQKRAKGGDKDAKAELVALEKCLPQLENAGMLRSLALTEEDKAAIKYLSFLTLKPTMYIANVNEDGFENNPYLDKVREIAAGEGSVVVAVCAAVESDIAELDDADREEFMAELGIEEPGLNRVIRAGYELLNLQTYFTAGVKEVRAWTIPVGATAPQAAGKIHTDFEKGFIRAQTIAFEDFIAYKGEQGAKEAGKMRAEGKDYIVKDGDVMNFLFNV
- a CDS encoding cupin domain-containing protein; this translates as MKTSIASVVAELPQIWQSRVLGAVGNARIKIIKMGGEGIPSESHNDFEEMLLVLDGELPLVIEEQHFTLAAGEFCFVPKGANHHVPPGSFGTLLLVDLGE
- a CDS encoding FdhF/YdeP family oxidoreductase, translating into MNNKRRSVPGIRHYDGPAGGWGALKATAIAVRTQMDTFEAPATLLNTNQPDGFDCPGCAWPDKEHKSTFQFCENGAKAVTWEATNKRVTPAFFAENTVTSLLAKSDFELEGYGRLTYPLEYHHASDTFRPVEWEHAFARIGEVLRDLPADAVEFYTSGRASNEAAYLFQLFARELGTNNFPDCSNMCHEATSVGLPRSIGIGKGTVSLDDFDNTELVISIGHNPGTNHPRMMGTLHELARRGVPIIVLNPMRERALERFADPQSVIEMATYGSTDIASTYFQVKAGGDAAALKGVAKHLLALEAQQGEVLDSDFIAQHTQGFDAFSADITATPWEAIERESGLTRADLETVAVAYAKSNATIITYGMGITQHNKGTSNVRLIADLLLMRGNIGKPGAGICPLRGHSNVQGNRTVGITEKPSAAFLSRIEEVFGFTPPSKHGHDAVQTTQAMIAGQSKALICLGGNFAVAMPEHERVFPAMRKLDLSIHVGTKLNRTHLLTAKETFIFPCLGRTELDMQLTGKQSITVEDSMSMVHASSGKLKPASPHLLSEPAIVAGMAKATLPDSNVAWQELVTNYDLIRDLIEKTLPGFEHYNDRIRTPGGFRMPLPPTDRIWPTPTGKAMFSVFDGVDENINGIGENVLRLVTLRSHDQYNTTIYALDDRYRGVFGRRDVLFMNEGDMAQLGLEHGDRVDITTALPDSELRLNDITVVAYHIASGTVGAYYPEANVLVPLDYLDKESGTPSYKSVPVTVTLRSKEIRAL
- a CDS encoding AraC family transcriptional regulator; amino-acid sequence: MRESRDEIKLWRDKGLHGGMEILRASCYEHSYPAHFHDEFVIAAFARGAQRTRICRERGIAAPGTVMIIAPGEVHTGEAVQRDEGWDYCAFYPSQALLDGVAETVLRGKGEVNFGSEGMRHDPKMARSMLQAAAVLSESRDPLEKECVMYQVLNLLVGRYGERSARSGRQDVVRADIRRAVDFLQCAFMHPVSVKEIAEVAGLSEFYFMRTFQNMTGLSVHQYLTQLRLVRAKALLAKGVSAAQVAIDVGFFDQSHLIKHFRAHFGTTPGVFAAASA
- a CDS encoding AzlC family ABC transporter permease encodes the protein MLMNTKTSQRNDARAEFRAGVTACLPTIPGYWSIGFAAGAIGTLSGFTTVQTALLASALYAGSAQFLFYSLWATGAEIASVVLSVFLVNLRYLLMSSAMSLFFRDYTTPQKIISGLLLTDETFGVAVQQGSQQNKVPFAWMLGLNLAAWINWILACVVGAGLASALPPSLMEGLSFSLVSMFIGLVLMIWFASRRKTLESFSIAAAVTITLLTASHSDMSVVVIVAASVSATLATLGLRLFSKGEK
- a CDS encoding AzlD domain-containing protein codes for the protein MERNILLAIMACAVVTALMRTVPILLLSRFRLAPILQQWLSFIPSAIMAAIVTAELVGKPALTPSGISLSLLAALAATLAGILTRSLFATVIAGMVAFSGLSYFLMG
- a CDS encoding PhnD/SsuA/transferrin family substrate-binding protein translates to MINLLAFPMYAVNRADNEALTFAVRTLLAEHGVPVSHLNTSGPGDDLLSHWRHPDLLLSQTCGFPLMTQLPDVQTVGCFHYTAPGCDGIHYRSFLVARATDKHKTLADFQGKRVACNARDSQSGYNVLLKMVASLDYPAPFFKCVVISGSHRQSLIEIKRGAADIAAIDCITWALLLLHEPDLIDGLTVIGESPLAPGLPLIAAKNTSHETLSRIRAALNELVSEAKYRQICDDMFIGGFSEVTRQPYSLLLDWRDAAARKGVTQL